The Capricornis sumatraensis isolate serow.1 chromosome 15, serow.2, whole genome shotgun sequence DNA segment CAGGACCAGGACTCGGAGAGGTAGCCACGACGCCTTCACAGATGCTACTCTGCTTGACAAGTCAGAGAAACAAAAGATTAGGCAACTTGTAGTATCCAGgacatcaaacaaacaaaaaaatcacaggaCATCAGAGCCAGAAAGGAACCCCTTtgtacagatggggagactgaggcttggAGCAAGGGAGGGCTCTGTCAAGGCCACACAGGAAGGAAGAAGCAGAACAGAGCTGAGACCTGGGCTCAACTCCCTGCCCTTGGCTTTGCGCAGCCCTGGAGATGCCCCAGATTGCTGAGACCTAGAAAATCTTATCCCCAGACCAGCCTCATGAGAGGCTTATGCAGAACGTAAGCTGGCCTCGTCAGGGGCTACCACCAGCCAGGGAGTCATCACCCAGCCTTGGTAGTGCCCAGGAGAGGAGTGGAGAGCGTCCTGCTAGAAGCCCCCGGAAGCCAGATGGGAGCCAGGGCAGGATGCCAGCCCAGCAGGTCCACCAGAAACATACCTGCAGAGGCCGGAGGGGGCATCCCGTAGGCCTCATAGAGCAGATCCAGAAGCTCCTTCTTCTCATCTTCAGGGAGGAAACTGGACTTGGCCGCATTGATGTTCTGGAAGGGCCAGCATGACAGACAGCGTGAAACCAGACAGCACGGAAGGGAGCCCTTGGCAATCCAGTGACAGTCCAGCCTCTTCATTAAACTTGGGCAATGTGTTAAGCTCAGCCTGGGAGCCCTTGTCCAGGCTCACAGGCAGCAAGTGCCAGAGCAGAGACTGTGAGGGTCTGTGTTCTTAATGCGCCAGGATGTGACACACAGATGCGGGAAGGAGGCTGGAGAAACCTTTGAAGACAGGGCAGAATGTGTGGGGCCAGAGAGACAGTCCTGTGGGGACAGACTGGGGGTATCAGAACCACTGAAATCAAGGGCTCATCCCGGGGTCCAGGAGTGGCCTGCAAACCACATGTAGGATGTAGAGCTGAGCCCCTTTCTGGGGAGATGGCTGACGGCACTGAGGGTCTCTTAGGGCGCTTGAGCCAAGCAAAGGATAGAAAATCCAGTCCCAGGTCAGGATCTCAGCCACAGATGTCTTCTCTGTGGAAGACATCGAACTCCAGGTCTGGCTTGGCCTGGCCTGTTGAGATTCACCCCTAGTTCTCCAGGGGTTCCAGGACCTGCAGGCCACTCACTCACACAGCCCAGAGTTAAGGCTCACAGCCACTCACCAGTCTCTTAAACTCCTCTTCGGTGAAGCTCATGTCACGCTTGGTCATCTGGTAATCAGTGTCCAGCGTGGACTTGAAGATGAGCGGGTCATCCGTGTTGAGCGAGTAGTTAGCCTGGTCATTTTTGAACCTGGATATGGGGGAGGGGAGCAAGGGAGAAGCACCCCCCTGTTACCCATGGACGTCCACCCTCCTCTGAGCCTCATGGCACCCTTGGACATGCCTGGAAGATCTCATCATTGTATAGAGGAAGAAAAATTCAGAGAACTCCAGCGACTTGTCTAAGGCCACAAAACCAGCAACTCAAGACTTAAAGCATCCAGCCAGGCTTAGAGCCAGctaaaggcaggagaggagccaaGTAGAAAGGCGCTTGGGGTGGGCTAAAAAAGCAACCCTCCCCCCACCAGCTACCACCCTCTCTAGCCTTCCCCTTCATAGCCGCCACCCTGAGAGAGTTGtctgcacccccctcccccagccatcCTCAGTCCCACTGGGATCTGACTCTTCAGGCCCACCGTGGAAACTGTTCTTGGCACCGCCTCTGACCGCCATCTTGTTGAGTCCAGAGGACTTTTCCTAGCTCTTACCTCACCCGACTTGTGTCGCAGAGTTTTATACTGCTGACCTTTTCTCTAGATTCCTCCGACACCGCCACTTGGCTTTCCTTCTGCCCGTCCCTTCACTGTCACTGTCCTTCTGGGTGTCTCTCCCAAGCTCTCCTGCTTCACCACCTGCTGAGGGCTTCCCTTCCCCTTCAAACACCACATCTGCTTAGACGACTCGAGTCTTCCTCCAGCCCACAGACTGTAAACCCATGTGCCTCCAGGAACTCCACTTGGAAGTCCTGTAGGTACTGCCCACTCCACGTTCCAAAGCAGACTTTGGGCCCCTGTTGTAAATGCAGCCCAAGCTCCCTTCCTTGTCATAATCTTGGCAGACAGACCATCAGTGGTGGCCTGACTGCGGTCACCCAGAGTTCTTGGTGAACTTCTCCTGGGTCAGCTTTGCCCTCCTGAGGCTTCTCCCAGGACAACCTGAAGCAGGGCCAAGGCCATGGGGTGGGACTGGATGGATGGGTAGGGGAACAGACTCTCCAGGGGGGAGTGTCAAGATGGTGCTGGGGGAATGCCCACAGACCACGTGGGCAAGAGAGACTCATCTTCCTCATTGCTAGGAGGCAGAAGCTGGAGTGTGGAAGTTACCTTGTGGGTAACAGGGCATTCTGCTAGAGCTGGATGGGGCTATAGGGCCCCTAGCTCTGCTTTCCaatagctgagtgaccttggtcAAGTTACACCACATCCAAGCTTTGGATTCCTCACTTGTCAGAGGATGAGGACAATAATTCCTGCATCCCAAGCACTGGACGAGATTCCATACCCGAGAGACCCGCCAGGGCCAGCGCCCGGTGTCTACACCCACTTCCCACCCTTGGCTTTCCTTGTAACAAAAACTGAGTGGGACCAGGCCTCACCGAACAACCGGGTGCTCCGTGTCAGGCTTCCAGGCGCCAGTGAGGTAGCTGGACCAGGGGCAGACCTGGAAGAGGCGGCAGGTGGCTGGCACGATCCTCCGCATCCCCCCGGGCCACGCTGGCCCCCCTTACCCTGGCCCCGGCCAGAGCCACCTGCCCTGGCAGCATTTTTGCCCTGGTCACGCCAGTAGCCTTGTAGCTGAGTCCCACAAACCTGTCAGTCCTGGTTTTCTCCCCGACCCAGCAGCAATTAGGCCTGCGGCCACGCCCCCACGACCCCTGACTGCCCCCCTGTGGCCCCTGACCACGCCCCGTGCCACTGGCCCCTCCCCTGTgcccctggccccgccccacTTTGCACCGCCTTCCTGTCCTCCCCTCCCCGGCCCCTCACCTCAAAGTGCATGTTTTCCTGCAGCAGCCTGTTGTAAAGGGCGGCATCCTCCAGGGTGTGGTAGCCGTGCCCCAGCCTCTCGGTCTTGAGTGTGTCCACGGCCTGCGGACATGCAGTGTGGAGCCCAGCGCGGGCCTCGGGAGCGGTTAGGGGGGAGTGGGGGGAGCGGCGAGAAGGACCCCTCCACCAACCCGCaacactcacctctttcaccacCGTGGCCGGGCCCACCTCCCCGGCGTGGACCGTGCGGTGGACGCCGCTCTTCACGGCCTCCTGGAAGGGCAAGggcaaggtcaggggcggcctgGGGTTCTCCCCGTGGGCCTCGCCTTCGCCACACCCTGGGGCGGAGTCAGCCTGCCCTGCTTCCAGATAGGGAGGTCcgggtgggttttgtttttgtaaccACATGAAAGTGGTCGCTCTCATTTATTAGACAGttattatgtgtcaggcactgtactTGGTTTGGATAGACTATGGTAACATTCACAGCTGCTCTGATACTTGTCTTACAGGGAGGGGCAAGGGACAAACTCAGGAGTGTCAGGGATCACAACCAATCAGACAGCTAGGAAGTGGGGGCTGAGCTCTGAAGCCAGGCAGACTCCAGAGCTCCTGTTCTCCACCCCAAGCTTCACCTCTTTCGTGGGAAGCACGTCATGAGGCTTTGAGAGGTTGGCTCCATCCAACCCAGTCATCCCAGCGGATGGAACAGGCCCAGAGAAGAGAcagtcttgcccaaggtcacatagcaagTCATTAGGCACAAAGGCTCCAACACAGGACCCCCAGCATCTAGTGGGGATTTTCCCTTCAGACCAGAGTTCCAATTTCTAGAGCCCTTagacagcttccctggtgactcaggcagtgcaggagactggggttcaatccttttgttcagaagatcccctggagaagggaaagactacccactccattactcttgcctggacaattccatggacagaggagcctggcaggctacagtccatggggttgcaaaagagtcagacacgactgagcgactaacactttagaCCCAAGTCAAGAACGCTTGGGAGCCCAGGGGGCCTTGGGATCCCCGGTGGGTGTGACCACTCCCTACTGGGGTGGGGATATGCTCCCAGTGTGCGGCTTCCCCCATGCCTGTGGCTCTGTGACCTCCTTTCCCCAGGACCCACCGCGTAGGCCTCCACGTGTCCAGGGAAGAGGCTGCTGCCTGCAATGGTCTCATCTCCGGCCAGGTCAATAGCCACCACAGTCTGCTCTCGGTACTTCTTACACAGCTCCACCACCTCGGGGGACCAGCCTGTGGGCGAGATGCCCGCTGGGCCTCTGGCAACGGCACAGAGGAGAAAGACCTCCCACCCCACgcacccctgcctcccacccaagGCCAGCGCCAGGCAGAGGGCCCCAGGTCCTGTCTTCCAGGCCTGACTCCacagccttccaggcctcagtgtCTTCTCCTCGCAGAGTGGACACCACCTGCTGCGGCACAAGGTCACAGGGATGCTTTTGCCAAGGCCCCGCGGGTGAAACACCGGGGGCAAGGCCTGGGCTCAGTACAGGACAAGTGGTAGTTCTCTCTCTCGATCCCCGACACCCACCTCAACTCAGCAGAGGGGATGGAGGTCCACACAGGTTAACATTTAAACCTAAAACGTAACTCACACTTGTGTTACTAAACGTATTCCTCACTACTACACGCTCACAACCAGTGAGGTGCAATCAGATGGCCCTGGCTTCCGATCCGGGCTTTCTGCTTTGCTGATTGAGCCTCTACCTCAGTTTCGTCATCTGTCGAATGGGGATACATGGTGGTCGAATTTATCGACCATCAGTGTCAAATGGTGGTCCTGCCTCCTAGGTCCCTGCGAGGATTAGAGAGAATACAAGCCACTCTGCCCAGGGAGGCCCTGTGGGTTGACATCAGCCCCTCGCTGTGGTCTCACTCTTTCTTAGGGCAGAGAATAGGGTGAGTACGGCCACCTCCTGTGACAAGGCATATCTGAGGTCCAAGAGAGGTGATGTGACCTGGCCAGAGTCACCCAGCCTTGGAAGCACAAGCCCTGGAGATGTGACCGGTGTCAGCCATAGGAAGACCCTTCAGGCCCCCGGAGCTCAGACCCTAGTCCCAAGTTCCGCAGCTCTGACAGGAGGGGGCCCAGCCCACAGTCTCCAGGGAGGACTGCGAGCTGATGGGAACCTGCCTTAGGCTTCTCTCTATTGTGCAGGCTCCCTTGGTTTTGAGCCTCCTGCAGGTCACATGGCTCTCAGGCTCCGCCTCCCTGGGGAGCCAAGTCTGTTGCAGGAAGTTCTGCGCCTGCCCGGAAGGAGGTCCCACCACGGTCCAGCTGATGGGCTCAAGGGAGACCACGGGGTTGGGGGGCGCGATGGGACATAGGGGAGACCAGGTACGACCCCGTGCCTGCCAGGTCACGGCGGTGGCATCAGGCGGGCGGCCGGGGCCAGGGTCACACTCACTGGGCTGGTGGCGCATGCAACACAGGATGGACCGCACCTTCACGCCGAAGTCCCGCTCCCCCTCCTGCAGGCCCTGGCTCACCAGCGACACCACCTCATCTGGGGTGAGGTCCCCTCTGTGTGTGGGGAAGAGAAGGGTGGGTCCAAGGCAAAGGCAGGCATAAAGGACAGAGGCTGGGACGggtcagggaggagagagaggaaggaggggtcTTCCAGGAGAAGCCCTAGGCCCCACTAACCCACTGCCTCCACTGAAAGGATGAGGGAGACGGCCCCAGGCCTAGGACACCCATTTCCATCCTCCTTGGGTCTGCCCGGGGGCTTTCAGACTGGGAAGTTCTGTCCCAACTAGGGGGTCGTCAGACAGCCCCCTACTCAAGATGCAGAGCTCTGCTAAGCTAAAGTGTTTTGATTCCCATTTGTCCACAAGTATCAGAGTCATGGCTAGAAGGGGGCAAGGTGGTTGAGAGGTACCACGGGGGTCATCCCTGGGGTCTAGGCAGAAGGGGCAAGAATGGGTCACATTACTTCAGCTACCAGGTGAGGATGGGACCCCTAGATGGCATTGGCTAAGCAGGTTCATGTTCCTAGACCACAGGCCTGTGCCCAGGACTAAGGATGGCAAGACACAGCCAAACGCTTTTGCCCAAGGTAAGAACAGGAGCCCAGGTGATGGATGGGAAGCACGTCCCTCAGGGCAGAGACAGGCCCATCATGCTGAGGCTGTGGACCAGCTCAGGATGCAAGATCAAAGTCTTGCTTGGGCCAGAGCTCCCAGTGTGCCCCTCGTTGCAGGCCTGGCCACCCTGCCACGGCCCCAACACAGCCCTCCAGGGGTCACTCACTCGGCCTGGTTCCAGGGGATCGGCTCCACCTTGGAGTTGGCCAGCAGGTGTGGGCTGTAACGCACCTCCACATACGCCACGCCCTCCTTGGCCTTCATCTCCATAAACTCGTAGGCGATCCTTTTGACGGCCTCCCGGCAGCccctggggagggcagagagggatTCGAGAGCACCCCCCTTGGGTGCTCCAGGAGTTACAAAGCTGTCCCCAACCCATGGCAGACCAAACCCAAGTGGGGTCCCCAATCTCCCATCCCCCAGTCACAAGCTCTGGGCCTCTACTGGAGAAGATCCTAAAAGCCCAGCACATCCTGTCAGCTCTACTTCCCAACTCGATGCCAATCCTCTCCCCCTCCAGCCCGGTTCGACCACCTCTCCAGCCTCTCTATCACCGCATTTGTCCCAGTAGAGCAGCTACtgcagtcttttaaaaatggatatcAAGGAACAccactctgggacttccctggtccactggttaagaatctgccttgtagtTCAGGGAActcaggtgcaatccctggtcggggaactaagatcccacaggctgccaagcaactaagctcatgtgctgcaactagagagtcttGCACCAAACTAGAGAGTCcctgcaccgcagctagagagtctTGCACCGCAACGAAAGATCTCACATCACACCatgaaagatcctgagtgccgtaaccaagacctgatgcagccaaaactAAGAGTGTCACTCCTCCACTCTGAACCCTAATGGCATCCCACCTCATAGAGGAAATCTCAACTCTGAGACCCTGCTCACAAAGCATACATAATCTGGTCCCTGCCAACCTCCCTGCTCCTTCCTCGAGGCCTCTAGGGCTTACTTTCCACCTAGCGAATGGTCAAGCTTGTTCGCAGGTCAGGGCCTTTGTGTTTGCAGCTCCCTGGCCTGCAGGCTCTTCTTGGATCACCCtgtcctccctgctccctccattCAGAGCCTGGCTCCAGCCTCACCTCCTCAGGGAGGCCTTCCCTGGCCACTTCATTTTAAAACAGCCCCTCGCccttctccaccccttcccctgggcttcagttttctcccTGCCGCTTATCGCCACCTGACATGACAGATCACGTGGTTTCTTTATTAGCTGATTTTCACCTTCCCAATCTAGAACATAGTCTCCATGAGACAAGGACCCTTCTGTCTTGGCATGGCTACGATCCCTCAGCCAAGGACAGAGTCTAGGACACTGCATCCACtgaaatatttcttgagtgaTAGATGTAGGCCAGCAGGGAGGAGAAATAGGAGAAAAGGACACCCAAAGGCAGCAAAAGCAAAACTAGAGGGGGATTGCACCAACGTAAAGAGCTTCTacccagcaaaggaaaccagcaGTAGAGTGGCAGGCAACCTACCGAACGGGAGAAAGTGTTTGCAAACCACACACGCGGTAAGGGGCTAATGCCCTGAATGTGGAAGGAATTCCCACAACTCAACAGCAATGCAAACAACAAtacaaaaattgattttaaaaaaaaaaaggcaaagggggacttccctgttggtccagggactaagattctgtgctcccagtgcggggggcccaggttcgatccctggacagggaactggatcccacgggccacagctaagacccagcacagccaaataaataaatagttttagaaaatagaggacctgaatagacgtTTGTCAAAAGACATACAAGGGGCCAACAGGTACACGAGAAGGTGCCTGACgtcactaatcaccagggaaatgcaaatcaaaactgacTTAAGCCTTCACGAAGCTGGGCCTCTTCTCTCTTGTGGCCAAGAGACAGGAGCTGGGTAGCCGCACAGGAGAGGAACCTCGGCCTACATGTGAGCTCCGCCAGTCCACGTGTCCCAGTGTGGGGTGTCCAGGGGGAGGCAGCATGTGAACCACAGCATCTACTGATGTGCCAAGGATGGGGGCCCTGCAGGCCCTCCAGGCTGAGCCCAGAAGCTTCCAGAAAGCAGCCAGCAGCCTTGGCAcacatcttccttccttccccaggaCTCCTCATTCCTGTCCTGCCACTTACCCAGCCAGAGGCTTCTATCCATCTCACACACCCTCCTCACTGGTCCTCCAACAGCTTGTCCTCCAGACCAGTCCTTAGGTCCAGCCCTCTGAACTATAGCACACCTTTCCCTCCCAAGGATCCATCCATGCTTCCTCTTCCAGGCagccttccctgcctcctccagcgCCCTCCACCTCTTCCCCCTTTGAGCTCCGGCAGCACTGACTGCCAAGGCCCAATTATCGCCTGCCTTGTGAAACTCTGCTTCATGCCAGTAAGCTCAAGGTGACACCAGGGCGAGAATCTGGGCTTCACCCCTTGCCAGCTGTGTGGTCCTGAGTAAGTTCCTTCAACTTTCCTGAGCCTTCATCTCCTGGAGGGGGTCCAGCTCTCAGGACTGTGAACAGCTACAAAGAGGAAGGCTGGGGGCTGGCAGCATGACAGGATGCTGcccagggcctgggggtgggaagACTCACGCAATGGCAGGCATGTAGTACTCGAACTTGGCCAGGAAGCCTGGGAGGCTGAGTGGCTTGTCCATGCCGATGATGTTCTGTAGCCCCTCTGGTGTGTCAGCAGGGAGGGCGATGCCCCTCTTCCTGGGGACGAAACAATGAGGATGGTGGACGACCCTGGGCAGGACCCTACCAGTTCCTGACAGGGTGCAGGTATCCAGCTCCTCCCATtggacagatgggaaaactgaggcccagggcgtATAGAACCAGGACCCAAATCCTTCCAGGACCTCCTGTCACTGAAGCCATGGCCAGCCAACAAATCTCAAGGAGGACAACTGGTGTTAAAGCCCATTtaacacatgaacacacacacacacacacacacacacacacacacacacacacacacacacaccggtgtCTGGGGACATGGAAGATGCAAGGGCGAACTCGCAGTAGAGCCAGCTGATCCTGTGCCAGGTCAGGGGTCATCAGGGGCAAGAACGGCAGCACACAATGCCCGGGGTAGGGTCAGGCACCggacttccccaccccaccctccaagTGGCCAGCACATCAGAGAGGCTGGCCCAGCTCATTGTGCTGGCAGAGCACCAGGGCCTCCCcagctctctcccctccctgcccacaacCCCCCACATGTGGCCACTCAGTACAGGCTGGCTGAGAACAGCCTTTCTGCTCTGGGGCCTCCATTTCTCCGCAgagctccctgcctcctcccagtcggggctgccatttccttctgcaggagatcttcccatcccagggattgaacccaggtctcccgcattgtaggcagatgcttttaccatctgagccagatgACCTGGCTGTAGGATAAAAGTGACAGGCAAAGAACCCCAGACATTCAAGAGATGCTTCTCCCATGAGGGTCAGGAGATCAAAGGAACCCTAGGAAACAGGCAGAGAAAGCTTAAAAACCTTAAAACGAACAGCCTCAAGGAGAGGAGACGATGCCTCATCCTTGAAATGAGAACACTCCTTTTTAAAAAGGGGACTttccaggaggaagaaagagcTCTCGGAGATCTAGAAGAATAGGGCAGTGAACACCAGGATGTAACAAAAGGAATGGAAAATAGAATTGAGAAAATCCTCCGGCAAGTAGAACAAAAGACAAGATAAAAAATAGGAGCAAATGATTAAGAAAATTTAAGTGATTCAACCAAGAGGTTTGGCCTCCAGTGACATGCAGAGCAAGAACAGAAGACAGAAGGGATGACATTGCCAAAGAGATGGAAAATGGACCGAAGTGTTGCAGTCCTTTTAATAGCTTgttactaaaatattaaaatgtttctctaataCCTGTTCCCTAAGTCCCCCTAAACGTGTCCTCTTCTGCTTCAAGGTGACCCCAGGCCTCATAAGTGTCCTGTGGGTCTCACCAGGGGTCACCCTGGTGCTCAAGCTCTGAGTCAGGCCTCCATCCCTGCCAGGTGTCCCCAGGGAAGATGACACCCATGGTGTGGTCCTGGCACCAAGGTCAGGTGCTCAGTGCCCCCGGGCCTTCCCCTGCTGGCCAGCCTACCTCAGTCACCCTCATGAGGCCATCCCCAGTCGCCACGGCCTCTGCAGAGCCCGTACCAGTTGTTAGATGCTATATTTGGCATATCTTTCTGGGAGCTGGAGGGTGGAAGACAGAGAAGGTAAGGCTACGCCTCCAGCTCCCACATCCCCAAACACACTGGCCGCATTTGCCACAGGCCCCCTGGACCAATCCGGAGATCCAgaactttggggtttttttttttttttttttgctactccatatagcatgcagaatcttagttccctgactagggatcgaacttgtgccccctgcattggaagtgagaGTCtgaactgctggaccaccagggaagtctcagatcCAGAGCTTTCAATTTTCTCCCTCTGCACATCACCATCTGAGGGCCCACAGTGTGCTGGCCCTGGATAGGTAGCCAAGACCAAGGCAGACCCTCATGTCTGACCACCCGCTTTGTGCCTCCCCCAAGCCCCACCCTCTCCCAGGTGCCACATTTCTAATATGGCTCCTCCTTCCTGGCGCTAGTTAGGGtcaagaccccacctgccaatgcaggagacagaagagacacagatttgattcctggattgggaaggtcccctggaggagggcatggaaacccactgcagtattcttgcctggagagtcccagggacagaggagcctggcgggctacagtccatggggccgcaaaagattcggacatgactgaagcgacttagcatgcacaccctCCTCTATCTACCCAGTTGCCTGAACCCGAGGCA contains these protein-coding regions:
- the ADA gene encoding adenosine deaminase isoform X2, producing the protein MAQTPAFDKPKVELHVHLDGAIKPETILYYGRKRGIALPADTPEGLQNIIGMDKPLSLPGFLAKFEYYMPAIAGCREAVKRIAYEFMEMKAKEGVAYVEVRYSPHLLANSKVEPIPWNQAEGDLTPDEVVSLVSQGLQEGERDFGVKVRSILCCMRHQPSWSPEVVELCKKYREQTVVAIDLAGDETIAGSSLFPGHVEAYAEAVKSGVHRTVHAGEVGPATVVKEAVDTLKTERLGHGYHTLEDAALYNRLLQENMHFEVCPWSSYLTGAWKPDTEHPVVRFKNDQANYSLNTDDPLIFKSTLDTDYQMTKRDMSFTEEEFKRLNINAAKSSFLPEDEKKELLDLLYEAYGMPPPASAE
- the ADA gene encoding adenosine deaminase isoform X1; this encodes MAQTPAFDKPKVELHVHLDGAIKPETILYYGRKRGIALPADTPEGLQNIIGMDKPLSLPGFLAKFEYYMPAIAGCREAVKRIAYEFMEMKAKEGVAYVEVRYSPHLLANSKVEPIPWNQAEGDLTPDEVVSLVSQGLQEGERDFGVKVRSILCCMRHQPSWSPEVVELCKKYREQTVVAIDLAGDETIAGSSLFPGHVEAYAEAVKSGVHRTVHAGEVGPATVVKEAVDTLKTERLGHGYHTLEDAALYNRLLQENMHFEVCPWSSYLTGAWKPDTEHPVVRFKNDQANYSLNTDDPLIFKSTLDTDYQMTKRDMSFTEEEFKRLNINAAKSSFLPEDEKKELLDLLYEAYGMPPPASAAE
- the ADA gene encoding adenosine deaminase isoform X3 produces the protein MAQTPAFDKPKVELHVHLDGAIKPETILYYGRKRGIALPADTPEGLQNIIGMDKPLSLPGFLAKFEYYMPAIAGCREAVKRIAYEFMEMKAKEGVAYVEVRYSPHLLANSKVEPIPWNQAEGDLTPDEVVSLVSQGLQEGERDFGVKVRSILCCMRHQPSWSPEVVELCKKYREQTVVAIDLAGDETIAGSSLFPGHVEAYAEAVKSGVHRTVHAGEVGPATVVKEAVDTLKTERLGHGYHTLEDAALYNRLLQENMHFEVCPWSSYLTGAWKPDTEHPVVRFKNDQANYSLNTDDPLIFKSTLDTDYQMTKRDMSFTEEEFKRLVSPASFPHLCVTSWRIKNTDPHSLCSGTCCL